From the Roseibium sp. HPY-6 genome, one window contains:
- the eno gene encoding phosphopyruvate hydratase produces MTAIHSVKGRRVWDSRGNPTIEVDVRLEDGSLGRAIAPAGASRGTREALDLRDGGNRLRGKGVANALRGLNERIAPALIGMNAADQLSIDQKLLALDPTPIKENLGGNAMVATSLAVLHATAASAGKSLWQHVADHYGCTASLPLPEIQIFGGGAHAGRRVDIQDFMIMVPGAKSFDEVMEVTNEVYFAAGDLMSSRGCLAGVADEGGWWPEFKSNEEALETLILAIEKAGEKPGDRVVISLDVAASEFGREGRYRLALEDREMDSGELIDLLGSWLDTYPIVSIEDPLGEDDTPGMVEFTKRHGESVQIIGDDYLVTNADLVEQAKADGACNAVLVKVNQAGTVSEAVQAFSAARQAGWGAIVSARSGETEDVSISHLATGLGCDQLKVGSFTRSERMVKWNECLRIQEELGTDTFAAGRALRGTWWGRKQTGMNR; encoded by the coding sequence GTGACTGCAATTCACTCGGTCAAAGGACGGCGCGTATGGGATTCGCGGGGCAATCCGACAATCGAAGTCGATGTGCGCCTGGAAGACGGTTCCCTTGGCCGGGCGATTGCGCCGGCTGGGGCGAGCAGGGGGACACGCGAAGCGCTGGACCTGCGCGACGGTGGGAACCGGCTGCGGGGCAAGGGCGTTGCAAACGCATTGCGCGGCCTCAACGAAAGGATCGCACCGGCGCTGATCGGAATGAATGCGGCCGACCAGTTGTCGATCGATCAGAAACTCCTCGCGCTGGACCCGACGCCGATCAAGGAAAACCTGGGCGGCAACGCGATGGTTGCCACGTCGCTGGCCGTTCTTCATGCCACGGCCGCGAGCGCTGGAAAATCGCTCTGGCAACACGTTGCCGATCACTATGGCTGCACTGCGTCGCTGCCTCTGCCTGAAATCCAGATTTTCGGCGGAGGTGCGCATGCAGGACGGCGGGTCGACATCCAGGACTTCATGATCATGGTGCCTGGGGCAAAGAGCTTCGATGAGGTTATGGAAGTGACCAACGAGGTTTATTTTGCCGCCGGCGACCTGATGTCGTCGCGCGGCTGTCTTGCCGGTGTTGCGGACGAAGGTGGTTGGTGGCCGGAGTTCAAGAGCAACGAGGAAGCCCTGGAAACGCTGATCCTTGCCATTGAGAAGGCTGGCGAGAAACCGGGCGATCGTGTGGTGATTTCTCTCGATGTTGCCGCTTCGGAGTTCGGACGCGAAGGCCGCTACCGTCTTGCGCTTGAAGACCGGGAAATGGACAGCGGCGAGCTGATTGATCTGCTGGGAAGCTGGCTTGATACCTATCCGATTGTCTCGATCGAAGATCCGCTTGGCGAGGATGATACACCGGGCATGGTCGAATTCACGAAGAGGCACGGTGAAAGCGTGCAGATCATCGGAGATGATTATCTGGTCACGAACGCGGATCTCGTCGAACAGGCCAAGGCCGATGGTGCCTGCAATGCCGTTCTGGTCAAGGTGAACCAGGCGGGAACGGTCAGCGAGGCCGTTCAGGCCTTCTCGGCGGCCAGGCAGGCCGGTTGGGGCGCGATTGTTTCCGCGCGTTCCGGCGAAACAGAGGATGTCTCGATTTCTCACCTTGCAACTGGTCTTGGCTGCGATCAGCTCAAAGTCGGCTCCTTCACGCGATCGGAACGCATGGTGAAATGGAACGAGTGCCTGCGCATTCAGGAAGAACTGGGAACGGATACGTTCGCCGCGGGCCGCGCATTGCGTGGAACATGGTGGGGCAGGAAGCAAACGGGAATGAATAGATGA
- a CDS encoding fumarylacetoacetate hydrolase family protein, protein MKFMRLGDPGKETPCVLDQDGVARDISGLVSDISPETISGLAEAVSRSDLSALPSVGQDGVRIAAPVSQPRNIYCIGLNYSDHAREAGMDIPEEPILFNKASGTYCGPNDPILYSPKMTKLDWEVELGIVIGCPTLNVSKAEALECILGYTLVNDVSERSWQLERGGQWAKGKSFPNFCPTGPWIVTGDEVGDARELPMWLDVNGTRMQTGNTATMIFDPATIVSYLSDFLRLEPGDLICTGTPPGVGAGMKPPVWLKVGDTVSLGIEGLGSQQQSVEEL, encoded by the coding sequence ATGAAGTTCATGAGACTGGGCGACCCCGGTAAGGAGACCCCTTGCGTTCTGGATCAAGATGGCGTGGCCAGAGACATTTCGGGCCTGGTTTCCGATATTTCGCCCGAAACCATTTCCGGGTTGGCGGAGGCTGTCTCGCGCTCCGATTTGAGCGCACTTCCGTCCGTTGGCCAGGACGGTGTCCGGATCGCGGCACCTGTCAGTCAGCCGCGCAATATCTACTGTATCGGGCTGAACTACAGCGACCATGCCCGGGAAGCGGGAATGGACATTCCAGAAGAACCGATCCTGTTCAACAAGGCGTCCGGAACCTACTGCGGCCCCAACGATCCGATCCTCTATTCGCCGAAAATGACGAAACTCGACTGGGAAGTTGAGCTTGGCATCGTAATCGGGTGTCCGACACTCAATGTGTCGAAGGCCGAAGCGCTTGAGTGCATACTGGGTTACACCCTCGTCAATGATGTGTCGGAGCGTTCCTGGCAGCTTGAGCGCGGCGGTCAGTGGGCCAAGGGCAAGAGTTTTCCGAATTTCTGTCCGACAGGCCCCTGGATCGTCACTGGAGACGAGGTCGGCGATGCGCGTGAATTGCCGATGTGGCTGGATGTCAACGGCACCCGAATGCAGACCGGCAACACGGCAACCATGATTTTTGATCCGGCAACGATCGTGAGTTACCTGAGCGATTTCCTGCGCCTGGAACCGGGTGACCTTATTTGCACGGGGACACCGCCCGGTGTCGGGGCAGGTATGAAACCGCCTGTCTGGCTGAAAGTCGGCGACACGGTCTCTCTCGGGATCGAGGGCCTGGGCAGCCAGCAACAGTCGGTCGAGGAGCTTTAG